In Plasmodium cynomolgi strain B DNA, chromosome 6, whole genome shotgun sequence, the sequence TACCCCACACATTGTCCACACTGGATTTGACCTCAGTACGAAATTCGCCTCCGTTATTCGCACACGATGAAttgaagtaatttttttcataactaGTTGCAATATTTTCGTTATGGTCCTGTCGTATGGGGGCACAACAGGGGATAGAAGggatatttccattttgtgatttGCCTTTATAATCTGGTGATACGCTGGCGTCACGGGGGGGGTTCtcattcttcttcatcagCCCGCTGTGCATCGAAAGGGAgtgattttttaaatgggtACTGTCTCTGCTCGTTGGGTCGCTGACGTGTGCGTTTTCCTCGCGGGGGCAACTGCCAGCACCCCCACCACTATCGGCACTACTATCCATGCTACTGTTTGTTCCCCCGATTGCCGCGTGACTTTTTCGGCCTACATCTTCGTCCGCCTTGTTATTAGCTCCGTCGCTGTGACCACCCCGGTCGAGTCCATCACCAGGGTTGGCGGCAGGGTTGGAAGCAGCGTTGGAAGCAGCTGTCGCAGCAGTGTCAGGTGCTGTAACTGCTGCACCCTTTCCACCACCGTCGCTCAAATATCCAAGGGATCCCCCCCTAATCCTAATTTTGGTCGCCTGGTTGTCGTAGTAAATGTTCTTGTTAGCACCCTTCACCGGCGCAAAATGCACCCTGTGTTTGTTCTCATAATTGTTATTTCTACCTGACCAtgtcataatattttttttactttttttttttgaagactttttggctagctgatGATGCTCATTAcgagaaatgataaaattattccCTCCGCCCATTTTATTGAACTGCAAAATATTGttgtgcccatttttcccATGCCCTTTCTTACTATTACCGCTATACGTGGCGGAGTTGTACGTGTGGTTATTCCCCTTGCCACTTCTGTATTCGTTACTCTCCTCATTATATTTGCAATTGCCATCAATGTGCATCGTAGCAATGGTGTTATCAGAGAGGTTCCCATCATTGCTGTTTATCACGTTGGAGTAGTAACTGGAGCTCCACTCTGCGCTGTATTTAACATATCTGATGTTGCACTTGGGGACGTTTTTTCTGTTGGGTTTGTCTCGACTTAGCTTGGCCAAACTGCTGCTGCTTCCCTTCTTCTTGCTTATGTAATACCTTTCTACGTTCTTGGGCTTGGTCTTGGCCTTCGTGTTGTTGCCACTATCATTGCCAATGCCAATACTGCTGCTAACAACGCCGCTACCACTCTTTTTGGAGTTCCTCATTCCGTCGCTTCTGCCGTTGGCACTCCAAACATGACCAGTTCTACCTGTGCCACTCCTCACATTGCCACACCTGGCATTCCCCCCcttgtttttattcttcttacCATTCACACCCAAACTGCTGATAAAAATTCGCTTACCATTCCTCTTTCTCAACCCGTACCAAATATCACATGGATTTTCACACATATTAAATTCTACGTGATTCTTCCTATTTACGTAGACCTTCGTGGATTCATCACTAAACAGGGAGCTACTATCGTCGATCGTTTTGTATGTTTCTACCTGATTGGAATTTTCTCGATTCCCGTTACCGCTCCCCTTGTTATCATCATAGTTGTTGTCACTTCGAGGATCCACTCCGTTACCGCATCCATTTGGGGAGTTTTCCAGATCCTCGCTTGGGTTCCCTCCTTCTGTGTCGTTTTCTCCGATAATTTCATTCACATGGGTACCAGTGTGGTGTTTTATATGGTCTGCACTTTTGGGGGGACCGGGAGGGATGCTCTCGGGGGCGCCAAGGTAGCCCCCCCACTGACCGCCTGCCTGGCCACCTCCTACGTTTCCGCTCACTCTACCGCTCACTCTACCGCTGATTTTCCCGCTCACTCTACCGCTTATCTTCCCGCTTACCTTCCCGCCTACCCTTCCGCTCCTCTCCGCCCTtttctcccgcttctcctcctccttcttctgctcAATCCTTTTCTTCACGTATATGAGGAAATTCTGGTTCTCATGGTCCCCGTCTTCTTCGCTCTCATCACTGAgaattttgtttctcttaTTCAGATCGTCGAGCAATTCTTTGGTGAGTCTCACTCCCTCCCCATGGCTGCTGCTATTGTTATTGTTATGATTGCTCTCGTGGAGGGCCCGCTTATCACCTTTACCATGACCTCCCTGGTTATGCATCTGCTTCGTGGGGTTCCCATGTCCTCCGTTAAGGGCACCCCCCTGAATGGGTCCACTATTTCCATTGGAGCTTCTCACATGGTGCCCCAATTTGTTATTCCCCTCTGTATTTGTCCCACCCGGAGATGCACCACCTATGAGCAAGCTCTCTTTGGATTTATCTCCACAACCTTTTCCACTCTGTTGCGGAaggttaccttttttttttaagtcccGTTGGGAGGAGTAGTTATTACCAATCTTGTCATTTTCTATAAATTGcctgttttccttttcactagcttttttccttttatgaTGAAAGAACCCAAGGTTAGAATGGTATCCTTTTTTGGACCTCTTTCCACTAACGTGCTTTTCACTTTTCCACTCCTGTGATTTTACTCtgtcatttttccattcttgTGATTTTACTTTGTCACCTTTCCATTCTtgtgattttattttttcacttttgttttgctttaaatcttcataaaaaatgctaataGTGTTGCTGTTCGACGTTACGCTTTGGTAGTAACTGGTGTGGTTACTTTCATTATTTTCCATTGTCCGTTAGGTACGTCTAATGGGAAAATCTGCACGTGAGCATATATGCAGGGAAGGGTGCAAGTGAGTAAACCAACGTTTTGGCTAAACAGGGGATTTGGAAGTGCACACATCGGGGAAGGAAGCTTTTAATGGATGGAACAGAACATCATTTGGATGACACCACATGTGGTGAGCACATGTGATCTGATGGTAGTCAGCAGCATGGATTAACAGAGTCAAAGGtacactcctttttttctctttcttcatGCAAGGGGGTGAAGGAGGTCGGGTTACGAAGCGGCAAAATGGGTGTGACCCATGTGTTTGCCTGGAGAAGGTATGCCTTAGCGGGGTGATCTTCACTCGGAGTGTACCATTTAACCCATTGTGCTGACGTGATTGGGCAGTTGTGCAAAGCAGACACGCAGGGAAGAAACTTTCTCTTTAGTACAACGGACGGTCTTTCACatgtatctttttttctttttttttttttttcttattaccAATTCGGTCGAAGCAACCTCAATGGAAGGATCGCCAAAAAAGGCGACGCACATGCAGCTAACAGGAAATAGATGTGCTACTCTGCCTCTCGTTTGGTTAAATCACCGGTTTGTATTTCCCCACCCCAGGGTACATAAATTTACAGTAAGAACGGATCTACAGGGGGGACGCTGGCTGAAACTTGAGTCCACTCCCTCTTCCGGTTCTCGGTGCGCAACTTTGTGTGGTGTTCTCTTCAAGTGCGTTTTTGGAGAGGTAAGCGACAACGCTGTTTTGGTGATCCGTTTTGAAGAGCCTCTTTCGTGATCCGTTTAGGAGGGCCTCTTTCGTGATCCGTTTTGAAGAGCCTCTTTCGTGATCCGTTTTGGAGGGCCTCTTTCGTGATCCGTTTTGAAGAGCCTCTTTCGTGATCCGTTTTGAAGAGCCTCTTTCGTGATCCGTTTTGAAGAGCTTCTTATGTGAGCCTTTCTTGCCCCTACGTATGCTCTACACCTCCGTTGtttcaaaaaggggtaacCCTTCCAACGACGCACAATTCGACTAGGTAGAGATATAGGTGTACGCCTGGCGCGGTCCCACTCAGGTAGTGCTTTTCTTGTGCTCGTTTTGGTTAATTAGGAGAGTGACCAAACGGTATAGCAGCTCAAAACTCAGCACACCCGATGTGTCTTTGTGTGAAGAACCTCTCGACACGAATATGCAATGTGTATATAATGCACTCGCGTTGCCAAAAAAtgggtcccctttttctatGAGTAgataatcaaaaaaaaaaaaaaaagatacctTCAATTGGCTCCCCGTAcagcacatatatattatttatccTATCCTTTTAGGGGTTCAGTTCTGCACCCCcctcaaaagaaaatttttgattCACAATTAGATGGTCTCTCCTGTGTTGCTTTCAATTTTAGCTAGTGagacttttcttttttttttttccatacgAGCTGAGGGAGGGGAATTCCtcgcatatatgtacaagcACACAAATAAAGCTCCTGCTCGTTTGCGGTCAAATCCTTCGAGCTGTTACGAAAGAGTAGCCAAAAtgttcgcctttttttttcccgcacaATTGTCAATAGTAGTTATGGGACATATGTAACTGCGGTAGGGCACACCTGTCTAGCGACGATTGCGACCGTGGAGGGCGAGGGAGCTTGCTTGGTGGTATGGCTGCTGCGTGCTGGCACCTATATTGGTATGTACATGTTGGGGGGatgatacatataaatatatacatatatatatatatgaattcACACAGGCGTGCACTTTAACATGTGAAAGTACGAACGTGCGAACGTACGAAGGGGCTAACGTACAAAGGGGCTAACGTACCAACTTGCTAACGTACGCCTGTTTTATCAGCAAAGGTGGAGGAGGCCCACGCTTTGTCTCGTGCCCAAAAGATACTCGAGAGTATACGCGTTAGCAGATTAATATAACGGCAGCACAAAAATGCTAGGAGCATAGACGTAGGATCACACTTTTTAGCTAGCTGTTCAGACGATCAATTTCTCGGtacacaccttttttttccctatatcatttaaaacaaattgagACAACAATGTCGTGAAAAGCATGAACCAAAATTTACTTGGGGGACCCACACCATAAAGGGACGCCACGCGAGGCATACatctatatatgtacatagaCACACCGTGTGGGGGGTTGTACAGCAAAGCGCACCACAGGGGactgggttttttttttttccacttttccgCTCTcacaaatatgtatatgttcaGACAAGAtggtacatatttttgtaagcTTCTAAAATGGTAAGGGTGTCTGCTGCCGTGTGTCTCGCCCCACCCCCAAGAAAGGGAtcgattcttttttttttttgcaaaaacacCAATTTTGTCTTTTCGATTTTGTTGATATTACTTATGGGTGCCCTAAAACAATCGCAGCAACTTCGTAACAACGTAATCCGGTTTAAAACGCTGATGTACTTCGTTACAATTGATGCTTTNNNNNNNNNNNNNNNNNNNNNNNNNNNNNNNNNNNNNNNNNNNNNNNNNNNNNNNNNNNNNNNNNNNNNNNNNNNNNNNNNNNNNNNNNNNNNNNNNNNNNNNNNNNNNNttttttttcaagtttcCTTTTGCGTCGAGTTGCACTCCTCTATAGCCAACTGATCGGATGGGCAGACTAAATTGGGTCCTCTTCCAATGCGACTATATACAAGCTTGTGCATGCGTGCGGGCAGACGCGATGTTGATTGTAAGCCCCTTTGACGTGATTGTGTGTAGGAGGCGAGCTAACCTCTTCGTGGCACGAATTAGTTGCACATACGATGGTACATGTACCGTGTGGCATATGGTGCTGGCACAAATGGGGGCCTCACACATGAGCTATCTTAAAATGTGGCTACTTCGATGCggatttttaatttcaattAAAAACTCGAAGAGTTGTGAGCtctttgaaatatatttttgcgtTACGAGGCCACCGTGACACCAGGGTCTTTTATCAATTGCCTTAACGCGCTTAAGCCAAGTTGGGGTTTGCGGATGCGCTGACGCTTGGACGAGCGGACTCAACTGTTGCAAGGAAAACGTGTGTGTTTAAGAAATTGTGGAGATTGTGCTGCTAACCGCAAATGCGACTACCAGGCTAACAAACAGACAAGCCAATGGGcgcggtaaaaaaaaaaaaaagaaaagatggcatacaaatgcaaaataaCGTCAAAAGTATGCGACGCAGTCACTACAGGGAAATGCAGCAAAGCAGTGACCGCAGGGGGAGGGGCAGTAATCGCGCATTAATTAATTGCACCTTTTTATTGCTTTACTTAATTGTACATTTATTGCTTTAATTAATTACATGggaaatgtatttatatgaaaaggCACACCGGCACAGGGGTACGCGTCTGCTGGGAACAGAATTGTTGCGTAATACGTAAAGGAGATGTTTTCCACGCGAGTGGCTAAAAtgatgttcttttttttttatctccccttttgcattACGATTTCGAGTTTATTGCAACTCTATCGCAGGGATGGTTAAGGGGGTTTTTAGGCATAAGAAGAAATGGCAGtgatgtgttttttttattttttttccttcccgaTGCGCTTCAGCGTTTGGGGGCAAGAAAGGGGCACGCTCAGGTAAATGTGTGGTTGCAGTTACGCTGGTTGCGTGCCGTTGCTATttcgaacaaaaaaaaaagaaaatgcgTACAGgcgtatacatgtacatgagTATAATATACTGATAAGCAgcaaaaggagggggggaaagataaaattaaaaacaaaaaatgggaaaaaaaaaaaaacaaaattcacTCATCCGTTCAACcatgcatttattttgcttccctttatatataatataagtATACATACAATATTTGgcatatgaaaaaacaaaacaaaatggcgaaaaggTTAAAACTTCCATAAATCCTCTTAAATGCGTTCGATGCGTATGGAAGTTGGCacaaagatataaaaaaaaaaaaaaaaagggaattgaaagggaaaaaa encodes:
- a CDS encoding hypothetical protein (putative), which gives rise to MENNESNHTSYYQSVTSNSNTISIFYEDLKQNKSEKIKSQEWKGDKVKSQEWKNDRVKSQEWKSEKHVSGKRSKKGYHSNLGFFHHKRKKASEKENRQFIENDKIGNNYSSQRDLKKKGNLPQQSGKGCGDKSKESLLIGGASPGGTNTEGNNKLGHHVRSSNGNSGPIQGGALNGGHGNPTKQMHNQGGHGKGDKRALHESNHNNNNSSSHGEGVRLTKELLDDLNKRNKILSDESEEDGDHENQNFLIYVKKRIEQKKEEEKREKRAERSGRVGGKVSGKISGRVSGKISDHIKHHTGTHVNEIIGENDTEGGNPSEDLENSPNGCGNGVDPRSDNNYDDNKGSGNGNRENSNQVETYKTIDDSSSLFSDESTKVYVNRKNHVEFNMCENPCDIWYGLRKRNGKRIFISSLGVNGKKNKNKGGNARCGNVRSGTGRTGHVWSANGRSDGMRNSKKSGSGVVSSSIGIGNDSGNNTKAKTKPKNVERYYISKKKGSSSSLAKLSRDKPNRKNVPKCNIRYVKYSAEWSSSYYSNVINSNDGNLSDNTIATMHIDGNCKYNEESNEYRSGKGNNHTYNSATYSGNSKKGHGKNGHNNILQFNKMGGGNNFIISRNEHHQLAKKSSKKKSKKNIMTWSGRNNNYENKHRVHFAPVKGANKNIYYDNQATKIRIRGGSLGYLSDGGGKGAAVTAPDTAATAASNAASNPAANPGDGLDRGGHSDGANNKADEDVGRKSHAAIGGTNSSMDSSADSGGGAGSCPREENAHVSDPTSRDSTHLKNHSLSMHSGLMKKNENPPRDASVSPDYKGKSQNGNIPSIPCCAPIRQDHNENIATSYEKNYFNSSCANNGGEFRTEVKSSVDNVWGTNQHKGVGVKGSYQNCKNGSKRMNTHKTHKINNYSNHINNVGSSSYNPPLSNKEKEHEGNYLAHALPSDSAAPPTTRIEASEYYARNKGKDYVCAPNFHYQHGGKNGASSYHSNANNHKPFDVIKEETFIMAEGREKIIFPDFAYTGEQNRKYKNYYYNNAKFDLSYEIEDDIRKRKNKKWSANNASGNNGNGNGNGSGGHGGNSGNGGHGGAHSGSKSAFKSARERVQSILARRRGVDF